One genomic window of Stieleria sp. JC731 includes the following:
- a CDS encoding ABC transporter permease, with protein sequence MRAILTVIGVVIGIAAVTTIVSIGQGANRLVQGELQGLGTNVIFITPGQTKEGGVQQNDAPTLTASDADAIAAECPAVLAASPMVWTGGQVIFGNENWSPKEMLGVGPDFLQVRAWPLEAGSFFSDADVDANAKVCVIGQTLINKLFRTTNPIGQTVRINNVPIRVIGILAKKGANMVGDDQDNLIVMPQTTVRKRMVGAPMDNIHAIMVSARGMDQMGQATKEIRNLLLERHKIAFGDEADFEVTDMEEVASMLGIITGTLTLMLSVIAGISLVVGGVGIMNIMLVSVTERTREIGIRMALGARGRDILWQFLIESIVLSGIGGLIGLGLGTGMSMIVTVVINTYKPGTDWPMVVSIPAALVAMGFAAAVGMFFGFYPARRASKMDPIDALRYE encoded by the coding sequence ATGCGTGCGATCTTGACCGTGATCGGTGTTGTCATCGGCATTGCCGCCGTGACCACAATCGTCTCGATCGGGCAGGGTGCGAATCGATTGGTGCAGGGTGAGCTTCAAGGACTGGGAACCAATGTCATTTTCATTACGCCGGGCCAAACCAAAGAAGGCGGCGTTCAGCAGAACGATGCCCCGACGCTGACGGCATCCGATGCCGACGCAATCGCGGCGGAGTGTCCTGCGGTCCTGGCAGCTTCACCAATGGTTTGGACCGGCGGGCAAGTGATCTTCGGAAACGAGAATTGGAGTCCGAAGGAGATGCTTGGCGTCGGGCCTGACTTTTTGCAGGTACGTGCATGGCCTTTGGAGGCTGGGTCGTTTTTCAGTGATGCCGACGTCGACGCGAATGCCAAGGTTTGCGTGATCGGTCAGACACTGATCAACAAACTGTTCCGAACGACGAACCCGATCGGGCAAACCGTCCGCATCAACAACGTGCCCATTCGTGTCATCGGGATACTGGCCAAGAAAGGCGCGAACATGGTCGGTGACGATCAGGACAACTTGATCGTGATGCCGCAGACGACGGTGCGCAAACGCATGGTCGGTGCGCCCATGGACAACATTCACGCGATCATGGTGTCTGCCAGGGGAATGGATCAGATGGGACAAGCGACCAAGGAGATTCGCAACCTTCTTTTAGAGCGGCATAAGATCGCGTTTGGCGATGAGGCCGATTTCGAAGTCACCGATATGGAAGAGGTGGCAAGTATGTTGGGGATCATCACCGGCACACTAACGTTGATGCTGTCGGTGATCGCGGGTATTTCGCTGGTTGTCGGTGGCGTCGGGATCATGAACATCATGCTGGTGTCGGTCACCGAGCGGACGCGTGAGATCGGGATCCGGATGGCACTGGGGGCACGTGGCAGAGACATCCTTTGGCAGTTTCTGATCGAATCGATCGTGCTGTCAGGGATTGGTGGATTGATCGGCCTAGGTCTTGGTACGGGGATGTCGATGATCGTGACCGTGGTGATCAATACCTATAAGCCGGGAACCGATTGGCCGATGGTGGTATCAATTCCGGCGGCCCTGGTCGCGATGGGATTTGCCGCCGCGGTCGGTATGTTTTTCGGGTTCTATCCGGCGCGTCGTGCAAGCAAGATGGACCCGATCGATGCTCTCAGGTACGAGTAA
- the hemG gene encoding protoporphyrinogen oxidase: protein MMPKKVAVIGGGISGLTTAFYLRQLRPDSQFTLFESSPRLGGVIGTEVVDVSEGRFVIDHGADMFATDPPAAMQLCKDLGIDGQLIIPDAKRAGAMVVHQGKIAPIPEGFVLMRATKPWQILMTPILSPLAKLRFLKERFVAAQPELSPDSDGDLSVAQFVRHRLGQQALERLVEPLVAGIYTADVEKLSLKATMGPIVAMVQKHGSLAKATLSRRRENEDSTERNSAGARYQRFRGLPNGMGQLIETLVDRVGSDRISVNQTVTQLNFDGQQWTVAVSDKDGHVTSEVFDEVVLATPAGVSARLLASAKASSDDSVRQACQTAGDGLGSIQCASAAIVVLCIAKKHLRSLPEKFGIVVPTIENRSLLAVSFASHKYPIRCPEDHVIARAFFGGAMRAEDLQKTDQQLISLARQELGELIGLQGPETIAKVVRWNNAMPQYHVGHQAKADAIETAIDQIPHLHLATNALRGVGIAPLVATAKKAALAAG from the coding sequence ATGATGCCTAAAAAAGTAGCGGTTATCGGTGGTGGAATCTCTGGACTGACCACCGCGTTTTACCTGCGGCAGCTTCGGCCCGACTCACAATTCACTCTGTTTGAATCCTCACCGCGACTTGGCGGGGTCATTGGGACGGAGGTTGTTGATGTGTCCGAAGGTCGGTTCGTGATCGACCACGGCGCAGACATGTTCGCGACCGATCCGCCCGCAGCGATGCAATTGTGCAAAGACCTAGGGATCGATGGCCAGCTGATCATTCCTGACGCCAAACGGGCCGGGGCGATGGTCGTGCATCAGGGAAAGATCGCGCCCATCCCAGAGGGCTTTGTCCTGATGCGTGCGACAAAGCCGTGGCAGATACTGATGACACCCATCTTGTCACCGTTGGCAAAGCTGCGGTTCTTGAAGGAACGTTTCGTGGCGGCTCAGCCAGAATTGAGTCCCGATTCGGACGGCGACTTAAGCGTTGCGCAATTCGTGCGTCACCGACTCGGTCAACAGGCGCTGGAGCGACTGGTCGAGCCCTTGGTCGCGGGCATCTACACTGCCGATGTGGAAAAGCTGAGTTTAAAAGCGACGATGGGGCCGATCGTTGCGATGGTCCAAAAACACGGTTCGCTCGCCAAGGCAACCTTAAGCCGCCGCCGTGAAAACGAAGACTCGACCGAACGCAACAGTGCCGGGGCGCGCTACCAGCGATTTCGTGGCCTTCCCAATGGGATGGGGCAATTGATCGAAACGTTGGTCGATCGAGTCGGTTCCGACAGAATTTCGGTAAACCAGACCGTCACACAGTTGAACTTCGATGGTCAACAATGGACGGTAGCGGTCAGCGACAAAGACGGCCACGTCACCAGTGAAGTGTTTGATGAAGTCGTGCTCGCGACACCCGCAGGTGTCTCTGCACGTTTGCTGGCTTCGGCAAAGGCATCTTCTGATGATTCGGTCAGACAGGCCTGTCAAACCGCAGGAGACGGGCTGGGGAGCATCCAATGTGCCTCCGCAGCAATCGTAGTGCTGTGCATCGCAAAGAAGCATTTACGGTCGTTGCCAGAGAAGTTCGGTATCGTTGTGCCCACCATCGAAAACCGTAGCTTGCTTGCGGTCAGCTTTGCCAGTCACAAGTACCCGATCCGTTGTCCGGAGGATCATGTTATCGCGAGAGCCTTTTTTGGTGGTGCGATGCGAGCGGAGGATCTTCAGAAAACCGATCAGCAGCTCATTTCACTCGCCCGGCAAGAGCTTGGCGAATTGATTGGGCTGCAGGGACCAGAAACGATCGCCAAGGTCGTGCGGTGGAATAACGCGATGCCCCAGTACCATGTTGGCCATCAAGCCAAAGCCGATGCGATCGAGACGGCGATCGATCAAATACCGCATTTGCATTTGGCAACGAATGCGTTGCGTGGTGTGGGCATCGCTCCGTTGGTGGCAACCGCCAAAAAAGCGGCACTTGCTGCGGGCTAG
- a CDS encoding ferredoxin--NADP reductase, with translation MSQSDSQFQALRDKFYNATVIERIDCHENLARFRVRPDNGVPAFVAGQYVTLGLGNWEQRLQGTQVETLPEKKREKLVRRAYSISCPLLNEHGLIAPVESLDYLEFYITLVRAASSPDKPAPALTPRLFELQAGDRVEIGKKIVGKYTIGDVDPDATILMLGTGTGEAPHNAMTAGLLAKGHRGRIVNACCVRYLGDLGYHARHFAVMNQFSNYRYLPCTTREPINIDTSMPGYVGKQYLQDLFTTGKLAKAADDPLSPENTHVFLCGNPEMIGYVPPGSEAPPTPGMLPLLESAGFQPVDHDHESGAGRIRFEKYW, from the coding sequence ATGAGCCAATCGGATTCGCAGTTTCAAGCACTTCGTGACAAGTTCTACAACGCTACAGTTATCGAACGGATTGATTGCCACGAAAATCTGGCACGATTTCGCGTTCGTCCGGATAACGGAGTCCCAGCCTTTGTCGCCGGTCAATATGTGACGCTCGGCCTTGGCAACTGGGAGCAACGATTGCAGGGGACACAGGTCGAAACGCTGCCCGAGAAAAAACGCGAGAAACTTGTACGCCGCGCTTATTCAATCTCGTGCCCTCTGCTGAACGAACATGGGTTGATCGCACCAGTCGAATCGCTCGACTATCTCGAGTTCTACATCACGCTCGTCCGTGCCGCTTCTTCGCCTGACAAGCCCGCACCTGCGTTGACGCCTCGGCTTTTCGAATTGCAGGCGGGTGACCGGGTTGAGATCGGTAAAAAGATTGTGGGCAAATACACAATCGGCGACGTTGATCCCGACGCGACGATCTTAATGCTCGGCACCGGAACTGGCGAAGCTCCGCACAACGCGATGACGGCAGGACTGCTTGCCAAAGGCCATCGCGGCCGAATTGTTAACGCATGTTGCGTACGATACCTGGGCGACCTCGGCTATCACGCCAGACATTTTGCCGTGATGAACCAGTTTTCAAATTATCGGTACTTGCCTTGCACCACTCGTGAACCCATTAATATCGACACGTCGATGCCCGGGTATGTTGGCAAACAATACTTGCAAGACTTGTTCACGACCGGCAAACTTGCCAAAGCAGCCGATGACCCACTCAGCCCCGAGAACACACACGTGTTCTTGTGCGGCAATCCCGAGATGATTGGCTACGTCCCGCCTGGTAGCGAAGCGCCACCAACGCCTGGGATGTTGCCATTGCTCGAATCCGCCGGATTCCAGCCCGTTGACCATGATCATGAATCGGGTGCGGGACGGATTCGGTTTGAAAAATATTGGTAG
- a CDS encoding efflux RND transporter periplasmic adaptor subunit, whose protein sequence is MKRFLKWIIVLLVLGGIGAAVAKPVKQYWKERNRLQWETAAIVQGDITRYVNSTGAVRPVRSVSVGSFVSGPIVELNVDFNDKVQAGEVLARVDPRLFKAEMARAEAALATREAELERIEAELQQAVNNFDRGKKLREKREGFLSESEMDSLTFQVKSLQAQRKVAEATILQAKASLDNAMANLNYCEITAPVDGIVIDRKIDPGQTLAAQFQTPELFVVAPDLRQSVHVFASVDEADIGLVQRAQSEKRPVTFTVDAHPDVVFEGTIEQIRVSSASTQNVVTYPVVIETANPDLKLLPGMTASISFEVDSTEGVAKIPNTALRFYPEDAAWVREQDRHLVDGSIWKKSPEAQQDDGIRLSAIEKTKRSRQRNQRHVWVVEGDLLKAVKIQTGLTESGFTELQSGDLSVGDVLVTGKKS, encoded by the coding sequence ATGAAGCGCTTTTTAAAGTGGATCATCGTTTTGCTGGTGCTTGGGGGGATCGGTGCTGCGGTTGCCAAACCCGTGAAACAGTACTGGAAAGAGCGGAATCGTTTGCAGTGGGAAACAGCGGCGATCGTTCAGGGCGATATCACTCGGTATGTCAATTCGACTGGCGCCGTTCGACCGGTCCGATCGGTATCGGTGGGATCGTTTGTGTCCGGTCCGATCGTTGAACTGAACGTCGACTTCAACGATAAAGTCCAAGCCGGCGAGGTGCTCGCGCGAGTCGACCCGCGATTGTTTAAAGCCGAGATGGCTAGGGCTGAAGCCGCATTGGCGACGCGAGAGGCTGAACTGGAACGGATCGAAGCGGAGCTTCAACAGGCGGTCAACAACTTTGACCGTGGGAAAAAGTTACGTGAGAAACGCGAAGGCTTTCTGTCGGAAAGCGAAATGGATTCGCTCACATTCCAAGTCAAGTCATTACAAGCCCAGCGGAAGGTCGCCGAAGCAACGATCTTGCAGGCCAAAGCGTCACTCGACAATGCGATGGCGAATCTGAATTACTGCGAAATCACTGCACCGGTGGACGGTATCGTGATCGATCGAAAGATTGATCCAGGGCAGACACTGGCTGCACAGTTTCAGACGCCGGAGTTGTTTGTGGTTGCCCCGGATTTGCGTCAAAGCGTTCATGTGTTTGCATCGGTTGACGAAGCGGATATCGGATTGGTGCAGCGAGCTCAATCAGAGAAACGTCCTGTGACTTTTACTGTCGACGCACATCCGGACGTGGTTTTCGAAGGAACGATCGAGCAGATTCGTGTCAGTAGTGCGTCAACGCAGAACGTCGTGACCTATCCGGTCGTGATCGAAACAGCGAATCCAGATTTGAAGCTGCTGCCCGGGATGACCGCGAGCATTTCGTTCGAAGTCGATTCGACGGAGGGAGTCGCCAAAATTCCCAATACCGCGCTGCGTTTTTATCCCGAAGATGCCGCCTGGGTTCGCGAACAAGATCGGCATCTTGTCGACGGTTCGATCTGGAAAAAGTCCCCTGAGGCCCAACAGGACGACGGGATTCGACTGTCTGCCATCGAAAAGACCAAGCGTAGTCGACAGCGGAATCAACGACACGTTTGGGTCGTCGAAGGCGATCTGTTAAAGGCGGTCAAGATTCAGACCGGGTTAACTGAAAGTGGGTTCACGGAGCTTCAGTCCGGTGACCTTTCGGTAGGGGATGTCTTGGTTACCGGCAAAAAATCATAG
- the prfB gene encoding peptide chain release factor 2, whose product MDAELNGRGAKIKKRLAQLSESLDFASKSAQVKKIEAKMGEPTFWDDNDAAQKTVSQLKGLKSIVGPMNELSTAVGDLGALMEMAEEDESIVDEIVGELDRLENILDDLELKALLSGPNDNAGAILTINARDGGTDANDWADMMLRMYSAWAVGQEYKIELLDRQDNEEAGINNASVAIRGPMAYGYLKGEEGIHRLVRISPFNSEGKRQTSFAAVSVSPEIDDSVEIEIHEKDVREDRFRAGGAGGQHVNKTDSAIRLTHAPSGVVVQCQNERSQHQNRATAWKMLRAKLARLEEERREAEDAKKYNTQAKTGFGSQIRNYFLHPDQRVKDARTGHYVGNFNSVLDGSELQGFLDAFLRWKAGDAAPIADE is encoded by the coding sequence ATGGACGCCGAACTAAATGGACGCGGTGCCAAAATCAAAAAGCGATTGGCTCAACTTTCCGAATCGCTGGACTTTGCCTCCAAATCGGCTCAGGTCAAAAAGATCGAAGCCAAGATGGGGGAGCCTACTTTCTGGGATGACAACGACGCGGCGCAAAAGACCGTTTCCCAGCTGAAAGGTCTAAAAAGCATTGTCGGTCCTATGAATGAATTGTCCACCGCCGTCGGTGATTTAGGCGCGCTGATGGAAATGGCCGAGGAAGACGAATCGATTGTCGATGAAATCGTAGGTGAGTTGGACCGCCTGGAAAATATTCTGGATGATCTGGAACTGAAAGCGCTGCTCAGCGGCCCCAACGACAACGCCGGTGCGATTCTGACCATCAACGCCCGAGATGGTGGTACCGATGCCAACGACTGGGCTGACATGATGTTGCGGATGTATTCCGCATGGGCGGTCGGACAGGAATACAAAATCGAACTACTCGACCGACAAGACAACGAAGAAGCCGGGATCAACAATGCATCCGTCGCGATTCGTGGTCCCATGGCGTATGGCTATTTGAAAGGCGAAGAAGGCATTCACCGACTCGTCCGAATCAGCCCGTTCAACAGCGAAGGCAAACGCCAAACCAGTTTTGCCGCGGTCAGCGTATCCCCCGAAATCGACGATTCGGTCGAGATCGAAATTCACGAAAAAGACGTTCGTGAAGACCGATTTCGGGCCGGTGGTGCGGGTGGTCAGCACGTCAACAAGACCGATAGTGCGATTCGCTTGACCCACGCGCCCAGTGGCGTCGTCGTCCAGTGCCAAAATGAACGAAGTCAGCACCAAAACCGTGCGACCGCATGGAAAATGCTGCGGGCAAAGCTGGCACGTCTGGAAGAAGAACGCCGCGAAGCCGAAGACGCCAAAAAGTACAACACCCAGGCGAAAACAGGGTTCGGCAGCCAAATCCGTAACTACTTTTTGCACCCTGACCAACGGGTAAAGGACGCTCGGACCGGGCACTATGTCGGGAACTTCAATAGCGTGCTCGATGGCAGCGAACTGCAGGGCTTCCTCGATGCGTTTCTGCGCTGGAAAGCTGGCGATGCAGCCCCGATCGCAGACGAATAG
- a CDS encoding glucose-1-phosphate adenylyltransferase: MDLSNNTIALILGGGRGTRLFPLTKIRAKPAVPLAGKYRLIDIPISNCINSGLRRVFVLTQFLSVSLHRHLRQTYRFDHFTGGFVELLAAQQTVDAGTEDWYQGTADAVRKNLRYIDQPDIKYVLILSGDQLYRMDFRDMLQTHIDSGADATIAGIPVDRKDASALGIMQLNDDGRVTGFVEKPQTEEDIAKVRMDPAWIDARGIPSNGRDCLASMGLYIFNKDVMVDLLEGNSHEDFGKEVFPGAINNRKVQVHLFDGYWEDIGTIRAFYEANLSLASKTPPFKLGCASAPIYSRPRFLPPTVMGDDVTIRGSLIADGCHIGSNVTIENSVIGLRTVIGDNVTIKDSVVMGADYTDDGRAMEPGQVPTGIGAGSTISGAILDKNSRVGTNVTIVNKKGVNHHGEDDDLQVRDGVSIVIKNGTIPNDFSF; this comes from the coding sequence ATGGATCTTTCAAACAACACGATCGCTCTTATTCTTGGCGGTGGTCGTGGGACTCGTCTTTTTCCGCTCACCAAGATTCGTGCCAAACCCGCCGTCCCGTTGGCCGGAAAGTATCGCCTGATCGACATCCCGATTTCCAACTGTATTAACAGCGGATTGCGTCGCGTTTTTGTTCTGACACAGTTCCTTTCGGTCAGTCTGCACCGCCACCTGCGTCAGACCTACCGGTTCGATCACTTCACCGGCGGCTTCGTCGAACTGCTTGCCGCACAGCAAACTGTCGATGCGGGAACGGAAGATTGGTACCAAGGCACCGCTGACGCCGTTCGCAAAAACCTTCGCTACATCGACCAACCCGATATCAAATACGTTTTGATCCTTTCGGGTGACCAGTTGTACCGAATGGATTTCCGCGACATGCTGCAAACGCACATCGATTCTGGTGCCGATGCCACCATCGCTGGAATTCCAGTCGATCGCAAAGATGCCAGCGCACTTGGCATCATGCAGTTGAACGATGACGGACGTGTCACCGGCTTTGTCGAAAAGCCACAAACGGAAGAAGACATCGCAAAGGTACGCATGGATCCCGCTTGGATCGACGCACGCGGCATCCCAAGCAATGGCCGCGATTGCCTCGCCAGCATGGGTCTTTATATCTTCAACAAAGACGTCATGGTTGACCTGCTCGAAGGCAACTCACACGAAGACTTTGGAAAGGAAGTCTTCCCCGGTGCGATTAACAACCGCAAAGTCCAAGTTCACCTGTTCGACGGATACTGGGAAGACATCGGAACGATCCGAGCGTTCTATGAAGCCAACTTGTCGCTGGCCAGCAAGACACCTCCCTTCAAACTGGGTTGCGCGTCGGCACCGATTTACAGCCGCCCACGCTTCCTGCCGCCGACCGTGATGGGAGACGATGTTACGATCCGGGGCAGCTTGATCGCCGACGGTTGCCACATCGGCAGCAACGTCACGATCGAAAACAGCGTGATCGGACTGCGTACCGTGATCGGCGATAACGTCACCATCAAAGACAGCGTCGTGATGGGTGCGGATTACACCGACGATGGTCGTGCCATGGAACCTGGCCAAGTCCCAACGGGGATCGGAGCCGGCAGCACCATCAGCGGTGCCATCTTGGACAAGAACAGCCGCGTCGGAACCAACGTGACGATTGTCAACAAAAAGGGCGTCAATCACCACGGCGAAGACGATGACCTCCAAGTCCGAGATGGAGTTTCCATCGTGATCAAGAACGGAACGATCCCGAACGACTTCTCGTTCTAA
- a CDS encoding ATP-dependent DNA ligase: MKRFAEMYWSLDSTTKTNEKVAAMAAYFSEAPADDAAWAIYILSGRKIRQLVPSRLLRQWAAEVAELPDWLFEESYSSVGDLAETISLIVPPGQSDVDGSLSDWIGSKLLPLRPLDPEDQRVAVVEIWQQTDAKTRFVIMKLITGGLRVGVSKRLVTRALAEASGIEPEAIAHRLMGDWEPNAEFYQTVIDPNNVDTKVSRPYPFCLAYPIEQATSPDRDGGPQQAAEIASTIGVASEFAAEWKWDGIRGQVIRREGQTFLWSRGEELMENRWPEIELAAEELPDGTVIDGEILACDLDEHGEVQGILPFSQLQRRIGRKRVGKKLLSEVPAVFYAFDLLELDGDDIRKDSFRMRRSHLESLMGSINHPRLQITELIEQADWLERAKLRETSRRRQSEGLMLKRWDSVYDVGRVRGTWWKWKVQPYTIDAVLIYAQRGHGKRASLYTDYTFALWDEGSLVPVAKAYSGLDDGEIRQVDRFVRQNTNESFGPVRSVTPELVFELAFEGLSRSTRHKSGIATRFPRILRWRHDKKPNDANQLSDLKALLPNE, encoded by the coding sequence ATGAAACGCTTCGCCGAGATGTACTGGAGCCTGGATTCGACAACGAAGACGAACGAAAAAGTCGCGGCCATGGCGGCGTACTTTTCCGAAGCACCTGCCGATGACGCCGCTTGGGCCATTTATATTCTGTCGGGTCGAAAGATTCGGCAGCTGGTGCCAAGCCGTTTACTTCGTCAATGGGCTGCCGAAGTCGCTGAGCTTCCCGACTGGTTGTTCGAAGAATCTTATTCGTCCGTCGGCGACTTGGCCGAGACGATCTCTTTGATCGTGCCACCCGGTCAATCCGATGTGGACGGAAGCCTAAGCGATTGGATCGGAAGCAAGTTGCTACCGCTTCGTCCTCTGGATCCTGAAGACCAGCGTGTCGCTGTGGTCGAGATCTGGCAACAGACCGATGCGAAGACTCGATTCGTAATCATGAAATTGATCACAGGCGGTTTACGGGTCGGGGTTAGCAAACGCTTGGTCACCCGAGCATTGGCGGAAGCATCTGGTATCGAGCCGGAAGCGATCGCACACCGGTTGATGGGCGACTGGGAGCCAAACGCGGAGTTCTATCAGACGGTCATCGATCCAAATAACGTCGATACCAAAGTCAGTCGCCCCTATCCCTTTTGCTTGGCGTATCCGATCGAGCAAGCTACTTCGCCTGATCGCGACGGCGGACCGCAGCAAGCGGCCGAGATTGCTTCGACGATCGGTGTCGCCAGTGAGTTTGCCGCGGAATGGAAATGGGATGGTATCCGTGGTCAGGTGATCCGTCGCGAAGGGCAAACGTTTCTTTGGTCCCGCGGCGAAGAATTGATGGAAAACCGTTGGCCTGAGATTGAGCTCGCTGCGGAGGAATTGCCTGACGGGACTGTGATCGACGGAGAAATCTTGGCATGTGATCTAGATGAACATGGCGAGGTCCAAGGCATCTTGCCGTTTTCCCAGCTGCAGCGACGAATCGGAAGGAAACGTGTCGGAAAGAAGTTGCTCAGCGAGGTTCCGGCCGTCTTCTATGCGTTTGATTTACTGGAACTGGACGGTGACGACATTCGCAAAGATTCATTCCGGATGCGCCGTAGTCATCTAGAAAGCTTGATGGGGTCGATCAATCATCCACGCCTTCAAATTACCGAACTGATTGAACAAGCCGATTGGTTGGAACGGGCCAAGCTCCGTGAAACCAGCCGTCGGCGGCAAAGTGAAGGTCTGATGCTTAAGCGATGGGACAGCGTCTACGATGTTGGACGTGTTCGCGGGACATGGTGGAAATGGAAAGTTCAGCCCTACACCATCGATGCGGTGTTGATCTATGCTCAACGGGGTCACGGAAAGCGTGCCAGTCTTTATACCGATTACACGTTCGCCCTTTGGGATGAGGGATCGTTGGTTCCCGTTGCGAAAGCCTACAGTGGTCTCGATGACGGTGAGATTCGTCAAGTCGATCGCTTTGTTCGACAAAACACCAATGAATCATTCGGCCCGGTGCGAAGTGTGACGCCGGAATTGGTCTTCGAGCTAGCGTTTGAAGGGCTTAGTCGCAGTACAAGACACAAAAGCGGGATCGCGACACGCTTCCCACGGATTCTCCGTTGGCGGCATGACAAAAAGCCGAACGATGCCAATCAGCTTAGCGACCTCAAGGCGCTGCTTCCCAATGAGTAA
- a CDS encoding ABC transporter ATP-binding protein, giving the protein MALIELDDVRRTYDLGEVQVHALRSVSLNIDDGESVALVGPSGSGKSTLMNTLGCLDRPTHGSYRLAGEEIVTMTRDQRAKIRNRQLGFVFQNFNLLNRTSALENVELPLMYGTRMSARQRHDRAREVLDQVGLGDRYHHHPSQLSGGQQQRVAIARALVNRPSILMGDEPTGNLDTKTSREVIALFDKLNQSEKITVILVTHDLGVARSARRTIALRDGSVVVDTTEFEEAKQALEAETIDL; this is encoded by the coding sequence ATGGCATTGATTGAGCTAGACGATGTGCGGCGGACTTATGATTTGGGCGAAGTCCAGGTGCATGCATTACGCAGCGTTTCGTTGAATATCGATGATGGCGAGTCGGTCGCCTTGGTCGGGCCATCGGGAAGCGGCAAGTCGACCTTGATGAATACCTTGGGATGTCTCGACCGTCCCACGCATGGGAGCTATCGTTTGGCTGGCGAAGAGATTGTGACGATGACTCGCGATCAACGTGCCAAAATTCGTAACCGGCAATTGGGTTTTGTCTTTCAGAACTTTAATTTGCTTAATCGAACCTCTGCGCTCGAAAACGTCGAATTGCCGTTGATGTATGGCACTCGAATGTCAGCGCGGCAGCGACATGATCGAGCCCGAGAGGTGCTTGATCAGGTCGGTCTTGGTGATCGATACCATCATCATCCCAGTCAACTTTCCGGCGGCCAGCAACAGCGTGTTGCGATCGCCAGGGCCCTCGTCAACCGACCGTCGATTCTGATGGGTGACGAACCGACAGGGAACCTGGACACGAAGACCAGTCGTGAAGTCATCGCGTTGTTCGACAAGCTGAATCAGTCAGAAAAAATCACGGTGATCCTGGTCACACATGATTTGGGTGTCGCGCGTAGCGCGAGAAGGACGATCGCACTGCGTGACGGATCGGTCGTCGTCGACACGACCGAATTCGAGGAGGCAAAGCAAGCCTTGGAAGCGGAAACAATCGATCTGTAG
- a CDS encoding ligase-associated DNA damage response exonuclease, producing the protein METIRHPLLESTERGLYCPIGDFYIDPRRPVERAVVTHAHTDHARWGCKQYLSAKEGEHLLRMRMSPDAQFDFLPYGKQVTHHGVRVSFHPAGHILGSAQVRLEYRGQIAVVAGDYKLGPDPTCESWEPVPCDLFVTESTFALPVYRWQDQDEIFASINRWWRRSADEGKCCLLYGYAVGKSQRLLAGLEPSIGPIYTHGAVEKGVQAYRASGVHLPMTTYVGEVKQKADFAGAMVVAVPSAHGTPWMRRFGNVSAAMASGWMMIRGTRRRRAADRGFVLSDHVDWTTTLKAIELCNPQQVWVHHGYSAILARYLNSIGRTAIALDQTGRRDDSEDDEGKDSVQEATE; encoded by the coding sequence ATGGAAACCATCCGCCACCCGCTATTGGAGTCTACCGAACGAGGGCTGTATTGTCCGATCGGTGATTTCTACATCGATCCCAGACGCCCCGTCGAAAGGGCGGTTGTGACGCATGCACATACCGATCACGCGAGGTGGGGGTGTAAGCAATACCTTTCGGCAAAAGAGGGCGAGCACCTGTTGCGGATGCGAATGTCGCCGGATGCTCAATTTGATTTTTTGCCCTACGGGAAACAGGTCACGCATCACGGCGTCCGGGTTAGCTTTCATCCGGCCGGGCACATCTTGGGATCGGCACAAGTACGTTTGGAATATCGCGGCCAAATCGCTGTCGTTGCAGGCGACTACAAGCTTGGTCCTGACCCGACCTGCGAAAGCTGGGAACCGGTGCCTTGTGATTTGTTTGTGACCGAATCGACGTTTGCACTGCCCGTTTATCGCTGGCAGGATCAGGACGAGATTTTTGCGAGTATCAATCGCTGGTGGAGACGCAGCGCGGATGAAGGCAAGTGTTGTTTGCTGTATGGCTACGCGGTCGGAAAGAGCCAACGCTTGCTTGCCGGGCTGGAGCCTTCGATCGGACCCATTTATACGCATGGTGCGGTAGAAAAAGGCGTTCAGGCATACCGAGCGTCGGGAGTTCACCTACCGATGACAACCTACGTTGGTGAAGTCAAGCAAAAAGCGGACTTTGCCGGAGCGATGGTGGTCGCCGTGCCCAGTGCCCATGGGACACCATGGATGCGCCGCTTCGGAAATGTCAGCGCAGCGATGGCAAGCGGTTGGATGATGATCCGCGGGACCCGCCGTCGCAGGGCGGCTGATCGCGGTTTCGTGCTCAGCGATCATGTTGACTGGACGACAACATTAAAGGCCATCGAGCTTTGTAACCCGCAGCAGGTTTGGGTGCACCACGGCTACTCGGCGATTCTTGCAAGGTACCTGAACTCGATCGGACGAACGGCGATCGCGTTGGACCAAACCGGTCGACGTGACGACAGTGAAGATGACGAGGGAAAGGACTCGGTACAGGAGGCGACGGAATGA